The Candidatus Defluviibacterium haderslevense DNA window CTGCTTGATGTCCTGTAATATATTCACCACGTAGTGCTGTGATACCAATAGGCAGATCCCATGTTAATTGAGCATCAACCCCCAAATATTCTCGCTTAGCCTTGCTATTTAAATTTGAACTTGTAGAGTCTACTATCCATGCGAGAATTCCTGAAGGATTCGTTTCAATATTACTATAAACAAATTTATTTCCTTGTTTTATACCACCGTTATAATATGAAAATCGCAAACCATAATTGATTTTTTCATTTCTTGTAGTTTTGGCAATACCTATATTCCCAATAAAATCTTTAAATGAGTCAAAATCATTTGTTCCTGCCAAACCTGTTCCATTGAAAAGCCCGGCTTCAATTTTTAATATATTCCACTTGGAAGGTTTTGGAGCTTGAAAGCTCAATTTAGCGCCTAAATCTCTTTCTCCAGGTAGAAAAGCCTGTACAATTCTAGCACGCTCAGGTGATTCTCTAAGTGAAGAGGAATATTCATTTTCAAAACTAAAAGGTCTGTTAAACATCCCCATGGTAAGTGACAATGAACTTTTCCAGGGCTCCGTTACAGAAAAAAATACATCTTTAAAGTTTACACCCCTTTGGGTAACATCGAATTGAATAACACTGGACGTTAAACCACTGGTATAAGTAAATTTAAGTCGTCCGCGTCTTACATCAAATCGATTATCTACTGCTGCAGGAAAATTTCCTCCGGCAAAACTTGAAATCCCTGCTGTATCGGCGATTTGATATTGAGCTTGGACGTACCCTGAGATTTTGAGCTTTTTCAAAATATAGAGGTCAGATTGAAGTTTATTAATCGCAGTCCCCATAGTATCCATTGGATTGGCCACTTCCTCTTGGGCTGATAATAGTGTGATACTTAAGCACATACATATCACTAGCAAACATTTTAATAGATTCATTATTTTATTTTTATAGATTCGTCACAAAGCTATTGCGCTCCATACGATTCTAATATGAATTGAATATTACCAAATTATTAAGTTTTTGACTACCTAATTAATTTTATGCACTTCAAAAGTTTAGAAAACCAATTCTGGAGCCTTTAGGATACTTTCCTAAACCAATATTCAAATTATAGATTTATAGTAGGCTTACTGAGGAGTTACACGTTAAAGAATATAAATTTTGTAAAAATCACATACAATCTCTTAAAAAATTTATTTCTTACTTAGACTTTTACCAAATGGAAGGGTTACTCCTAACCAAGGCAATGCAAAAAATCCATCATTTTCATTAGAAATTGGGCTAAATAATCCTAAGTCTATGGATGCATGCTTACCTGCATAACGATATGCTCCAGAAATTACATTTACGTTAGACACAAAATCACCTTCACCAAAAGCTGTAAACCAATTTTCAGTTACTAAATAACTACTCTTACTTAACCGATACATCCCACTAATATTTACAGTAGGCCGCTTCCCCCATAAACCATCTCCCTGCGATCTAGCAAAACCCCAACCCAATCCAATACTTAAGTTATTATTTCTATTGCCATAAGAACCCAATCCATACAAGATGCCGGCAGTTCCCCTTGTTTCGTCTCCTCCGAAAGGAACAAAAAAAGCAATGGCTCCAACAGAAAAATTAAATTTTCTTTCACCGTTTCCAAACAAAAATTTTGGTGTTACCCACATTGGGGAATATTGAGCACTTTCTCTACCAAACAAAAACAAAGGAACTATCCCTAAACCACAAGTAAAATGATCAGTAAATCCATAACTAACTTGATTCATGAATACCCATATATTTTGGTAATAGCCTTCACCTTCCCTAAGATTATAAGCGCTCGGCGCAAAAAGATATCGACCGGCATTTGGATTCTCATACCAATATGCTCCACCATGAACTTGAATCTCTTGTATGCTCTCAATAACTTTAATATCGATTTTTTTGATAGACAATTCTCCTAATTTTTCGGTGTTTATACGCACCAAAACAGAGTCCATAAAAATTAATGTACCCATGAAATCATTACCGTCGTTCGTTTCAATATGTATAGAGCTTCCTAATTTCAATTCTTTGGGTATACTCGGTTTTTGAGCGTTTAACATATTAAAGAAGAACAATATAAGTAGAATAGTGCAAGTCCTCAATATTTGCATTTTCATTTGAATTAATATTTATTTAAATAAACGTAGATTTACAAAATTAATCCATTTCTCTATATGAAGTTAAAAATAATCCTAGTAATGCTGATTTAAATGTGTTTAAAGACAACTATTATGTTAATGTACGATCAAAAAACAAGTTACTATATTACCTCTTTATTATGTTAAACTTAATTAATCAAACACCATTTTTGCAACAATAAATGATCAATATGCATATTATAACTTGCAATAATTTCTAACTGAATTTATATTTCAATAAATTAAAATCACATGAATAACTTATTAGTTTACTTTAACTTTGTATCTGCAGCAAATCATTAAAAAACACATATTCAAAATTCTATCCAAAAAAATGATTATTAACTTTAGTTCCAAAATATATTCGAAAATTTTCTACCGATTCATTTTGGTATTTATGCTATTTAAAACTTCGAATATAATGGCAAATTTGATTGTGGCAAACAACTCAAATTATACCAATTATTTGAATGCATTAGTTCAAGGAGATACCTTATACTTGAGGCAAGGTGTTTACGACAATAATCTTAAATTAAATGGTTTAAATGGCACACCCTTAGAGCCTATAGTAATCATTGGAGAGGCAAATAAAACCATTTTTATAGGACAATCTTGTTGTAATACGGTGAGCATAACTAAATGCTCCTATTTAGTTATCAAAAATATTCAATTAGATGGTCAAAATCTATCCATTGATGCCGTAAAAGCAGAAGGAACAATCGGGAATTGGGCGCATCATATTACAATTGAATATCTCAACATAATAAATTATGGAAATTCTCAACAGAATGTAGGTATCAGTACTAAGTGTTCAGCTTGGAATTGGCTCATAAGAAAAAATACAATCATTGGTGCTGGGACCGGAATGTACCTTGGTAATTCGAACGGTGATGCACCCTTCGTGAATGGAATCATTGAGTATAATTACATTGCTAATACGGTGGGTTATAATATGGAAATCAAACATCAATTAAACCAAGTTAGAAATAATTTTACAGGTACTTCTGTCGATGGTAAAACGATAATCAGAAAAAATGTATTTACAAAAGATTCCACTTCATCAACTGGCGGAAATGCCAGACCTAATTTATTGGTGGGCGGATTTCCACTTGAAGGATTTGGATCCAAAGATTACTATGAAATATATGGAAATTTTTTTTACAACAACCCAGTAGAAGCTTTATTCCAAGGAACTGGAAATATCATAATGTATAACAATATATTTGTGAATCATTACGATCCTTCTGGTTTTAGAGCCATATACATTACGCCCCAGAATGGCGTAAGCCCTCAGAATGTAAAAATTTTTCACAATACAGTATGGACACTAAATAGTTCTGGAGGTATTCGTTTGTATAATCCAAACACATCCTATCAACAGCATTGTTACGCCAATGCGGTATTTGCAACATCACCTATAACTAATTTCACAAATAGCTTAGATAATATTACTGATTCCTATTCAAATATTGGAAAGTATGTAATTTCTGCAACTTCAAACATAACCCAACTCAACCTATATCCACGGATTGGCCAACTCACAGGTTCTTTGACATTGGATTCGTTATTTCATTTGTACACTCAATGGGATAAGGATTTTAATGGAGATCTATATAAGTGGTCCTATCGTGGTGCATATTCTGGTTGTTGTATGAATAATGGATGGCCGCTACAATTAGACACTATTGCTTCACAAAAAACTACCACAAGCATACATCATTTAAAAAATGAAATGGATTGTATCTTTCTTCCCAATCCAATAAACACTACTTTATATCTAAATTGTGATTTCCTATTGCCTTGTCAAATTGAAATCTTTAATACTGTGGGTGAAAAAGTTTTTGGTACTCAATTAAGTTCGACCTCAAACACCATTGATTTTACAAATAGATCCAAGGGAATATATATTATGTCTTTTAAAACTAAAAATGGAATTTTTGTAAAGAAGATTCTAAAGCAATAAAAACAAATATTCGAATCAAATTGAAATATCTTTGATTCAAAATTAAATTCTATATATTTGAGGCCATTTAATGTAAATTATAGCATTTATCCAAGTTGTAATAAATCCATAAACATTAATTAAAATCAACTAAATATTAAACACATAAATTATCAATAAATATAAAAGATTCCTCATATGAAAAAATTCAAAAAAGTAATTTTAAAATACAATAAAATAAATTCATTTACATCTAATATTTTTAAAACACAATTTTTGTGTTTTGTATTATTTATGAATGTCCCTACTTTTGCTCAAATCACGGAAGTAAATTATAAAATATATTCGACAAGACTCAATAAAGAAGTTAATGTAAATGACATTGTTGAAGATATGAAGAATTATAATGTACTTTTTTTTGGAGAAGAACACAATGATTCTGTAGCTCATTTTCTTGAACATAAAATATTTGAAACACTACATCAATCTTTCTCTAACAACACTACCTTATCTATGGAAATGTTTGATCGAGATGTACAAACTGTAATGAATGAATATCTTCAAGGAAGTATACGTGAAAAAAATTTCACAAAAGATGCTCGTTCCTGGAGTAATTACAGGGATTATAAACCCATGGTTGAATATGCTAAAAGCAATAAACTAGATGTCATTTGCGCCAATTCACCTACTAGATATACTAATTTAGCTGGAAGAAAAGGACAGAAGGCCTTGATGGCATTATCTTCGGATTCAAAAAAGTATTTTGCTCCCTTACCTTATGATACGGCATCTGGAAAATATTATGAAAAATTAACGGCCCTTACAAAACACGATGCCCCTTCTACAAATGACACAACTAAAGCAGCAGCACAACCTATAATGCCAAGCGGATTCAATTTAATCATGGGGCAATCACTTTGGGACGCTACTATGGCATATTCTATTTCCAAATACCTAAAACAACATAAAAACAAAAAAGTGTTTCAAATCAATGGAAGATTCCATAGTGACGAGGGTTTTGCTATAGTTACACAACTTAAAAAATACAGTCCAAAAGTAAAATCACTCATCATTTCAACAGGTAGCGACGATTCTTTTCCGAACATAGATTGGAACATTCACAAGCACCTAGGCGACTACATTATTATAACAGATCCTAATATCCCAAAAACTTATAAAGAATAGTAAAATTATCAATCAGAAGACTAAAAGTCAATTGAATATTTTAAAACTAGCACCTATAACCTTCTCTTTTTTAAAACAAATTGCTTTTGTAAGCAAAACTTAGATATTTCAAAAGAAGATTCTAATCCCTTCAACATTTAAGCTATAAAAGTAAAACAATAAGTAATTTTCTAAAATCTAGAATAAATTGTTTACTTTTATTCTATTAATTAACCAACAAAACCAAAATTATGAACTTCAAACTTCAATTACCCATACTATTGGGAGCAATTGTATTATTATTCACTTCTTGTGCTAAACCGGTAGAAGCGCCAAAACCCATCGATTTGGATGCGCTAAAAGTTGAAATCCAGAAAATGGAGGATGCTTTCGCAGCAGCTGAAAAAGCAAAAGATGCCGCTGCTGTCGCCGCCTATTACAGTGATGACGCTATAAGCTATGGAAGAAACTCTGAACCAACATCAGGTAAAGCGGCTATTCAAGCAAAAATTGCTGAAGGCATAGCAAAAGATACTACAGGAAAAACCAATGTTTATAAAGTGGTAGATTTATTTGCCGAAGGAAATTCTGCTGTAGAAATAGGATCTTGGACAGAATTCAGTCCATCAGGTGAAGAATTATCTAAAGGCCATTATATGTCTTACTTTCAAAAAAGAGATGGCAAATATGTTTGTGTAAGGGACATGAATGTCTCGTCGACTAAAGATCAAAAGTAATGTAACATAAAATATATTACGTATTATTCTAAATATAAAAAAGGAGCGTGTAGTTACTTGCTCCTTTTTTTATACTCAAACGAAATATACACTATAAAACCATTCTATGCAATAGAATTTCTATTCCAAGTCAAAATACCTTCAAATTCAAGCACTTCCTCTTATCTCACTTTCGCGATTCCTTCGCTTGAAGCACTGCCGTACTTCACTCCGCCAGTAGACGGAGATCGCTCACTCCCCTTCACCATTGGAACCACTATGGTTTGTCATAACCTAACCCACCATCTTTCGATGTTCATTCACTTAATGAACTGCCGTTCATTACTTTGATTGACATCAAAGATCGTTCATTCATGGGAGCGCTTGTCTTTATTGGTCTTTTGTCTTTCATCACGAAATACTATTGCATAATACAGGATAAAAAAATAGTCATTAGAAAAAATTCCCAATGACTATTTAACAATAAAAAAAAACGAAATGAATGAATTTTATTGAGGTAATAATACTTCGTCGATGACATGTATGATGCCATTTGAAGTAGGAAAGGAAGCTAAAATAGTAGCTTTCCCGTTAACCATTACCTTACCATCTTTTTTACTGATGCTAACCTTTCCTCCATTGACTTGTTCAAAAGATTGGCCATCATCCATGTAATCAGTTTTTAAAGTACCTACATAAGTATGATACTCCAAAATACTTTTTAAATCAGCTAATTTTTCAGGTTTTAATAAACCTTCAACTGTCCCAGCTGGTAATTTAGCAAATGCATCATTGGTTGGCGCAAAAACAGTAAACGGTCCAGCATTACTTAGAGCATCAACTAAACCCGCAGCTTGAACCGCCGCTACAAGTGTAGTATGATCCTTACTTCCTACAGCTACTTGTACAATATTTGGGCTAGATACATCATCCTTTACCCCAGATTGCCCTACCATTGGTGCTTCTGTAGATATTACATCTGCTGCAGACATATTCTTACTTTCAGACCCCGATTTACATCCTACGAAACTCAGGATCACCACAATTGCAAAAACGTTAAAAATTGGCTTCATATTTTATTCTTATGTAGATTTAATGATATAGCAAAGAAACTACAGCAATTACAAATTTTTTATGACTTTAATCATAAGAATTTAATTTTCTTAGTTGAATAATTAATAAAGCAACAAGTCCAAAAAACATTATGATTGCAGCTACAAATAATGTTTCATTTGCATAAGGAATTAAAGTGTAACTAAAAGATCCAATACCTTGAACAAGCAATATAAATTCGTTAAAAAAGATCCCAAATACAAATATTGTGATAGCCGTAATTGTATTTTTAAACGTTCCTAGCGCATTGAAACAAAAAATGTACACCACTAAAAAAAACGATATGATAGCAAGTAAAACTAAGTGCAAATAGGCAATAACAATTGGCCTAAAACCAAATGCTAATTTACTTATACTTGGTATAGCAGAACCTAATTGAAGCAGCAATTTAATACTTATCGCTAAAGCCAATATTAAGAAAAATTTCCGCCATATCGGTTTAATAGACGTCTTGAATATTGAAAGGTTTTGCTGTACCAATTGGAGTAATTTAATCCACCCTAAGACTTGCATAAAAGCGCCAATAACGACTAGTATATAAAGCCATATAGGTAACTTCATCCACAATGTAGATAAAAAATAGGTAGGTATACATGCTATGGCAAACAACCAAAATATTTGCGAATTAAATTTGAGTATTGGTATGAAACGATACAATTGACTTATGAATAAACCCATACATGAAAAGAAGAAAAAACCATTATATTGAAAATGCAAATAATAATAAACTGATGCTAAATAATTTTGGGGAAGATGCTTTGTTATCATCATGTAGGCCAATGCAAAAGTACCCAGTGAAGAAAATATGTAAAAAGCAAGGGAAGCTTTAAACCAATTTTTACTGGGATGTGGGCCGATTAGCTTTAAATCCTTTAAAAAACAAAATATAAAAATATAGGTGTTTAAAATGGACAGCGTTGAAAAAAAAATAGAGATGACTCCATAACCTTGTATTGCAAAAGAAAACAACATCCCATATGCACAAACTAAATTTCCGATAATGATCGGCTTGTATTTACTTAACACCGTTGTTTTCTGCTCATCTAGAAACATAAGCATTAAAACAAAAAGGGTATGAGCAATCCATCCAGAAAAAGCAAAATGCGAATGTGCATGCTGAATATGTTTTTGATCCAAATATGGAAATTCAAATCCAATTTTATATCTCATTATCACACCCAATAAAGCTACAATACTCAAATTTAATATAGATATATGTAACCACTTTTCTTTTAAATAATCATTCATTAAAAATATAATTTTCTTTGTTTTATATCAACTCGTCTGGTCTCTTCAAGCTTTTTCAATGTTCTAATAACGGTCTCAACACGCAATCCAGTGAAATTAGCAATCTCTTGTCTGGTATAGGGTATATGTATTTTGTCTTCTTTAGCATTTGATTTGGCTTTAAATGCATACAAAAAACTAATAATTCTTTCTTCAGGTGTATGATTAATGATGTCTCGAAGTAATTTTGACTTCATTAAAACCCTCCTTGCAAAAAGTGTAGTAAACGTATGATGTATTGCAGGATATTCACTTAATATTCTAAAAAATGTTGTTTTTGACAATTTAATAATTGTACAATCTGTAATTGTTACTGCAGTTGCAGGATAACTTTCATCAATAAATAGTGGTGGCTCACCAAAACTATCTCCATCATGAAACACCCCTTGAGTAAATTCTTTACAATCATCATTGGAATTACTCATTTTTACTGTACCTTTTTTTATTTGAAAGTAAAATTGTGCCAATGCTCCTTCGTCAAATATAATTTCATTTTTATTATATTTCTTTACTACCGCTCCCCAGGTAATCAAAATATTTTCATCGATCTGCATTGGTTCCTTTCATTTGATCTCCTGTAAATATAATAATCAATTTCAATTCTAGATATCTTTCCTGTGGCAAAATTAAATACTAAAACATACACTTTATTGATTTATTAACTTTATTTGCATTACAGTTGCGATGCTTTGAGCTCGTTGTTTAATGAGTTCGGCCTTTTCTCCTTGAAAAAGCTCATTAACTGTTTCGTTAAATAAGTGTATCCAATGTTGAAAATGATCCATTGTTATCGGTTTAATTTGACTAATTTCTCTATGCTTGATCATTGGATTTCCTTCGTAAGTTCCCGTGGAGAATACAATATTTTCCCAAAATTGATACATTATGGGTAAATGCCTTTCCCAATTGGTCTGAGCTATTTCAGTAAAAAAGAATCCAATGCTAGCATCCTTTCTAACTTTTTCATAAAACAAGTTGACTATCCTTTCGATATCAACTCTATTTTTAATGTCCGTTTTCATGTTGCGCAATTTATCTTTGAAACAATAAACACAATGTATCAATCTCGGCATCGACAAAATGTAATTCATTCATAGACATTTCAAATTCATCAGATAGAATCAATCTACTGTGTGCTCCAATAGCTCGAATGATCAATTGTCCCATTAAAAAGGTCAGTTGGAAAGACCTTTTACAATGATATTCTTTTATAACTTTGACTAATCTAAAATAGATCAGCAAAAACTTTAATTCGACTCCTTTAAAAAGAATTTTAGTTACTAGATCTGAAGTATTTTCCGTTTGAGCGATTACACTTTTGAAAGTTGTCATAAATCCATTTTTTTAAACTTAACTAATGAAATATAAAATGGAATAAAGATCCACATAATGATTAAGAAAAAAGTGATCATCAAACCTAAAGTAGTTCCAAAAAAATCTTTAAAAATCGCTCCAGTGTATCCCATCATAGCTGATACATCTAAATGTAATAATATTAGAATTCTAGATAGCGTAATAGGATTTAAAGCAGTAATACCAACCATTGCTTTTTCTATTGGATATTCTGCAAATTGAAACATCAGAAACAATACTATACCATCAAACAATAACGCAAAGAACAACCAACACATAATTGATATACCAATACCCTTTGCTTTATCACGCGTTAATATGACACTTAAAAATGCGATAGCTACAAATATTATAGAAACAAGACAGCCAATCCCAACCATCATAAATCCAATGGTGGAACATTCAAAAATTATTAATGGAATTCCTGCCCCAATTACAAAAGCAAGTATTAATGATATGGATAGACCAATGAATAAACTCAACCAAATTTTATTCCTTTCTATAGGCTGACTTAATAAAAGTTCAACAAATTCGGAACTATTATATTGATATATGGTTGAAAAAATAATAGATACCAAGGGCACAATCA harbors:
- a CDS encoding T9SS type A sorting domain-containing protein, yielding MANLIVANNSNYTNYLNALVQGDTLYLRQGVYDNNLKLNGLNGTPLEPIVIIGEANKTIFIGQSCCNTVSITKCSYLVIKNIQLDGQNLSIDAVKAEGTIGNWAHHITIEYLNIINYGNSQQNVGISTKCSAWNWLIRKNTIIGAGTGMYLGNSNGDAPFVNGIIEYNYIANTVGYNMEIKHQLNQVRNNFTGTSVDGKTIIRKNVFTKDSTSSTGGNARPNLLVGGFPLEGFGSKDYYEIYGNFFYNNPVEALFQGTGNIIMYNNIFVNHYDPSGFRAIYITPQNGVSPQNVKIFHNTVWTLNSSGGIRLYNPNTSYQQHCYANAVFATSPITNFTNSLDNITDSYSNIGKYVISATSNITQLNLYPRIGQLTGSLTLDSLFHLYTQWDKDFNGDLYKWSYRGAYSGCCMNNGWPLQLDTIASQKTTTSIHHLKNEMDCIFLPNPINTTLYLNCDFLLPCQIEIFNTVGEKVFGTQLSSTSNTIDFTNRSKGIYIMSFKTKNGIFVKKILKQ
- a CDS encoding ChaN family lipoprotein, with the protein product MNVPTFAQITEVNYKIYSTRLNKEVNVNDIVEDMKNYNVLFFGEEHNDSVAHFLEHKIFETLHQSFSNNTTLSMEMFDRDVQTVMNEYLQGSIREKNFTKDARSWSNYRDYKPMVEYAKSNKLDVICANSPTRYTNLAGRKGQKALMALSSDSKKYFAPLPYDTASGKYYEKLTALTKHDAPSTNDTTKAAAQPIMPSGFNLIMGQSLWDATMAYSISKYLKQHKNKKVFQINGRFHSDEGFAIVTQLKKYSPKVKSLIISTGSDDSFPNIDWNIHKHLGDYIIITDPNIPKTYKE
- a CDS encoding nuclear transport factor 2 family protein — its product is MNFKLQLPILLGAIVLLFTSCAKPVEAPKPIDLDALKVEIQKMEDAFAAAEKAKDAAAVAAYYSDDAISYGRNSEPTSGKAAIQAKIAEGIAKDTTGKTNVYKVVDLFAEGNSAVEIGSWTEFSPSGEELSKGHYMSYFQKRDGKYVCVRDMNVSSTKDQK
- a CDS encoding fasciclin domain-containing protein; this translates as MKPIFNVFAIVVILSFVGCKSGSESKNMSAADVISTEAPMVGQSGVKDDVSSPNIVQVAVGSKDHTTLVAAVQAAGLVDALSNAGPFTVFAPTNDAFAKLPAGTVEGLLKPEKLADLKSILEYHTYVGTLKTDYMDDGQSFEQVNGGKVSISKKDGKVMVNGKATILASFPTSNGIIHVIDEVLLPQ
- a CDS encoding Crp/Fnr family transcriptional regulator — protein: MQIDENILITWGAVVKKYNKNEIIFDEGALAQFYFQIKKGTVKMSNSNDDCKEFTQGVFHDGDSFGEPPLFIDESYPATAVTITDCTIIKLSKTTFFRILSEYPAIHHTFTTLFARRVLMKSKLLRDIINHTPEERIISFLYAFKAKSNAKEDKIHIPYTRQEIANFTGLRVETVIRTLKKLEETRRVDIKQRKLYF
- a CDS encoding group III truncated hemoglobin, with amino-acid sequence MKTDIKNRVDIERIVNLFYEKVRKDASIGFFFTEIAQTNWERHLPIMYQFWENIVFSTGTYEGNPMIKHREISQIKPITMDHFQHWIHLFNETVNELFQGEKAELIKQRAQSIATVMQIKLINQ
- a CDS encoding ABC transporter permease subunit; translated protein: MIRLIKLIILDILKNRIMIIYMMVLALLSWGVFSLEDNSTKGLLTLLNIVLMIVPLVSIIFSTIYQYNSSEFVELLLSQPIERNKIWLSLFIGLSISLILAFVIGAGIPLIIFECSTIGFMMVGIGCLVSIIFVAIAFLSVILTRDKAKGIGISIMCWLFFALLFDGIVLFLMFQFAEYPIEKAMVGITALNPITLSRILILLHLDVSAMMGYTGAIFKDFFGTTLGLMITFFLIIMWIFIPFYISLVKFKKMDL